The following proteins come from a genomic window of Nycticebus coucang isolate mNycCou1 chromosome 11, mNycCou1.pri, whole genome shotgun sequence:
- the LOC128598121 gene encoding protein tyrosine phosphatase type IVA 1-like, producing MRFLITHNPTNATLNKFIEELKYGVNTVVRVYEATYDTTLVEKEGIHVLDWPFDDGAPPSNQIVDDWLSLVKIKFREEPGCCIAVHCVVGLERAPVFVALALIEGGMKYEDAVQFIRQKRRGAFNSKQLLYLEKYRSKMWLLFKDPNGHRNNCCIQ from the coding sequence atgagatTTCTTATTACACACAATCCAACCAATGCGACCTTAAACAAATTTATAGAGGAACTTAAGTATGGAGTTAACACAGTAGTAAGAGTGTATGAAGCAACTTATGACACTACTCTTGTGGAGAAAGAAGGCATCCATGTTCTCGACTGGCCTTTTGATGATGGTGCACCACCATCTAACCAGATTGTTGATGACTGGTTAAGTCTCGTAAAAATCAAGTTTCGTGAAGAACCTGGTTGTTGTATTGCTGTTCATTGTGTTGTAGGCCTTGAGAGAGCTCCAGTGTTTGTTGCTCTCGCATTAATTGAAGGTGGAATGAAATACGAAGATGCAGTACAATTCATAAGACAAAAGCGGCGGGGAGCTTTTAACAGCAAGCAACTTTTGTACTTGGAGAAGTATCGTTCTAAGATGTGGCTGCTCTTCAAAGACCCCAATGGTCATAGAAACAACTGTTGCATTCAATAA